Genomic window (Vigna radiata var. radiata cultivar VC1973A chromosome 1, Vradiata_ver6, whole genome shotgun sequence):
CATcataattttgtcttaaaagtaagttttatttatgttttaagggttaaatatgtttttagtctctgaACTATCACTCGATCTTGGTTTTAGTTCTTATTCGAAACATCAATGGTTTTTAGTCCTCcttgttttgaaactctcacttttagtccttaaaattggacgGCGTTAACTTTTGTTAGATGTGACAAACGGCGAGACCACAtcacttcttttcttcttctttttttttctgaaaccTTTCATCCTCCTTTCATGCATTTTGACTTTTGAATGTTTTATTCTTTGACTGTCAAATGAAAGGTTACCATGTGTcagttttttctaaaaattaggTTTTGGTGAAGATGGAGGAACTCGATCTGGGCTCGTTGCCCTCTAACGACGTTGTGAGGTGCGGCACGACTATGGGTTATCTTTTTCGCCGTTCTGTGATGACTATTTGAGGTGCCATATCTAAAATTGTACACTCATAACGAGCTCGTTGCATATTCTTCATCAATAGAGCATACATATCACtaaatttgaatattgtttGAATATCCTTATTCTTATCAAAATGACTTCTAAGTAACCTGGAGGCATGGGGAAGTATAGCCTTGGAAAGAAATTCGGGCATCAAGTGCCCATTTTCTTCAAAACAGCCcctattattaaatattaattcaagGAATAAACTATTGATTTGAAATGCTTGACGTTGTAAGCTACTGATAGTAGTACAAAACTTATTTAGCTTTTCATGACTTTCTGGtttattattttcaccaaaataGATGAAGAAATTCTTTGCATTGGGAGAACTCATACACCGTTGAGTGTTGTAGATTAGGCCAAAAGGACCTTCGATATAAAACAGAGAAACATGAAATTGACTTAAAGACGAATTGGGGGAATTTCAGAGAAGGAGCAAAAGGGTAAAAAAATGTGAtcttggaagaagaaaaggaaagttgAATATGGATAGAGGAAAGAAACAATAGACGAAAGCTTGGTTATtggaatgatattttaaaattcacggATAcccacaaatattaaaataatatatatatatatatatatatatatatatatatatatatatatatatatatatatatatatatttcaacctagtaagataaaaaaaaacatacataatctatactaatacaattaaaatcttttacataaattattttgaactttttagGTTAGCCTTATGTTCGTCATTATTATAAGACACATCAATTTATGTCACATGAAAAATAGAAAGTGTTAATTTATGTTAGACTATAATAAGTTCGTCCTAAATGCGTAAATTTATGACGGACTATATTAGCTCtgatttaaatgtttaaatttaccAATAAAAAAGCTATAATGAAATGAACATTTTATAACTTGTTTTCAGCTTAGCAAAATTTATGAATAGAGAAGTCAAACATAAAACAAAGGTTGAGCCACACAAGAAGAAGATTGAGTTATATGGAGTTCAAGGGTATTCAATACCTGTGAACCAAAGTACCTTTAAATTTGTACAACTTAATTTGTTTCGTGAGTGGCTCAACCCCTTTCTCAGTTTAACTTCTTTGCTCAAtaacttttcttcaattttatgaaaaaatatccacttcattgtaatattttttatattgatggTAGAAACAAGCTGAGGTGCAAATCAatgattgattttgattttcaatgtcatgaaagttaaaaaaaaaatacaagctTTTTACCATTGCAACTTATTCTTGCAATAACAAACACGACAAACAAAACAATGGGACATTGATGGAAATTCGACATTAATACAAAGTCATGATTGAATGTTGATAACgttaattcttaccattatctgagCGTCATTTTAGTGGAAAAATCAACTCTCCTTTAGCTTACTACTTTCTTAAATCCTCCCCTTTATCTTGCTTTTGTATTTGTCTATATTTTAGGCTACACTTGTGTAAATATGACTCTAATCCCCTTTTTTGATATCTATTTTGGTGTTAGGAAGACCCTATGTTACATTGAAGAACCACGGTGACCCAAAGAAGCAAGAAAATCAACAAAAGGTAGAGTTTTAGAAGTCCAGGTGGCATTGAGTGTCACCTCCTAACATTGAGCGCCACACTTATAAAGAGCTCCTAGTGGTCCTAACGTTGAGCGCCACTTTCCACCACTGAGTGTCACACTTATAGAGAGCATCCAAGGCTGCCACCAAGGTTGGTGCTGAGCACCAGAGCCCTACCGCTGAGTGGTGGCATGCTAATGTGTCaaaaagttcttattttatcaaGTTCTCTTGAAGGGAACTGAGTCTTTGGTGGCTTAGAGGCACAATTTCACTGCTTGGAGCTCATGGAGGCTGATTGGGGATTGTGGgaacatcttcttcttcctttttgcGTCTTCTTTGTCTTTCATCTTCCATTTTGTAAGCTTGATGCTCTCCATGAAAATGGATAGTCAAACCCATCTTGTTAGGGGTATTTTATAGCCATTGAACTCTTTTGTACtgtgtaaataatttatatatatatatatatatatatatatatatatatatatatatatatatatatatatatatatatatatatatgcctcTTCCATTTAACTTCCTAGTCTCTTGTTTCTATCCTTAATGCTTGCATGTAATGGGGACGTTCATAGCTTGATTTGCAGATTTGCTAGGTTTTGGGAAGAATCTAGTGAACCATAGGCTTGAATAAGGGATCTGTTGGAGGCTTGTATCTAGGGACGGAACATGACCCATTAGTTGTCTTAAATCCTAGATCTTAATGCGGGTTTGCTTATTGAGTGATCAAGGGATTGACGCTTAGTGAGAAAACCTAGGTTCTTCCACCTAAAGAATTAGGGCTAGAGTGTTTTAGTGGGTTAACATTGAGGTTTGATGGAGAGGAAATGATTATGTATGCAAGAGAGTGAACTCAGTGAAATCTACTCctaaaaatgtcatttcatatCATTTCTAACATTTTTCCACTTCTAAGTGTTTTCAACTACCAAAGTCCacctttattctttttgtatatatttactTGCACATATTCTTGTATCTGTTACTCTAGACAGGTTACTAATCATACAATCCTTCAGTATTACACGAGTCtcttgaaaaacaatttttggtTTTATCACTTCATATTAGTTGCGCGACTCGATACACTTGCATATGAGCTAACAAGTGTCCTAATAAACAATTAcgaatacaaataaaaaagaaaagtttagcAAACAAACCTCGTCGGTAAAACAAAGTCAATATACACGTGAATCCTAAATCATCATCATTTCATTACTAGATAACAAAATCTAACTCGCAAGAACATTTTCAATGTATTTTCAGACAAtgagaaataaggaaaaaattatgttaaattttttattatcaatataaaataaataatttatgttagaTTCTTTGTtgatcaatataaataatttgttttaagttGAATAATAAAAAGTCCAACATCTTCcatctatttataaaaatgtcgTTTTATTTTcgaatatgttattattattgttatatcttttgcattataatatttaaaagatattatatatatatatatatatatatatatttatattagaaaTGAGAATTTATATCGATTTATAATCTTCATTTATACTAGTATTACATCTTCATCTAGAATGTTGGTAGGAACATGTTTTTTAAGGGATTAGCATGAGTAGTGAGAgaaagatataagataaaacaaCTACCTCCTTTAAATAAAGTTAaggttaatattatttttatttctaaacgCAACAAAATGTAAACATGTTCTCGTATTCTAACTGGAATATTAGGAAATATTGTTGAGATGaataaatttagataatttaGCCTAATAGACCATTTAAATTGGTATTTCccggaaaaaaaaatatgagaaaatgaGAACAAATGTAATCCTCCTTTTTTGTGTGCTTTgagttgttcttaatttttactGAATCATTTGATTTTTATCTATGGTTTGTTGAACCATATTATAAACCTAAGATTAAATCTAATTTCTCGCCCCTCAAATGAGCATAAGGGTGTGCAACATTTTCTTCCATATAGTTTCCCATAGGTTAGAAAGGAAATCATTGTTGTATATGAATTTAATCATACAATCTTACAAGTTCTTTTATgtgatttaatcaatttttttaataaatacgtAATGTTAATGAATAATAGTTTACTATATgcttatatatgtttttaagcTCTAATCGAAATCTTCACGgattaaatactttttctttgcTGTCACTTTTAGTTTCCATTATCTACTAGCATCATTTAGTGATGTAATAATAAATCAGACAATCATATCAACgttgatttttgaattttctcataaattagTATGACATTATGAGTTAGtcaaaaggaaatgaaaaaattaaaaacgtaaCTTAAAGAAAAGCACACATTACTTTATTATTAGACTCCTCAATGACTAGACAAGTCATTGATTATCAATAAAACTCTTATATTGTTACTCGAAAATGAGTTAAAGTGTAatagagaaaaagttgaaagaattttacccatcaaaattaaaagcataaattttaaaaaactttaggGAAAAAGTTTTTGTAAACCCTAAAttctaataaaagaaatagaaagatcgttaaaaacaatgtaaatggatgaatttgaacatgtaaagttatattgtaaatataaatcaaaatcaagATAAATGACTCAAATGGGAAAATGTTTCATAAATTGAGTGGATGAAAACATACACATTGGACTTACCAAACTAGTTTATGGAGTGTTTTATCGAACCACACGTGTGAACAAACTCGACAAGATTTTATCATACGACACGTGTAAACATTTGTCCAAGTTTAACTATTAGAAACTTCTAGATTTTGACCCTTGGCTACAATTGTTTCTTCCCAATAGTTAACTACTTTAAAACtccatttcttttaattttgagcttttatttttacctttgaTGCAACATATTACCTATTTTGCCAACATTTTCTGAAATAAACTCCAAAGTTAAATTCAagtttataacattttaaatattgcaatgacattgaatgctttttttcaATGCTTTTTGAGTTTTACATGACATATATATacaatctaattaaaaattaaatgaagagTAAATAGAATATTAAAAGGTGGTATGAGAATGTATACCTAATAATAGAAGATAGTGAAGATTTTGGATATTGAAGGTAGAGTGATGCCTTGCTCCATTTACCTCGTCACTCACTAACACTACAAATGGGGTTGAATTCCTAAACCTAACCGACAATGATGTTGGAAgcaaaaagttataatattacaacataattctttttaccaaataaGTATAAATCCGAAAAGTGTAATGAGTCGTTGTTGTTTgtgaagaaaataatagaaaagatGAGGAGACAAAAGGAGTGAGAGTGTTGGAGACAAGACTTAAGAGGTTTGGGGATTAATCTGAAGACAGAGATGTGTGGGTTGGCATTGATTAAcgaatatattaataaatgaacAACACTCCTTATATATCAAGGATCAACAACATTGATCAACTCCATTGGTCTCTTTGGATTTTCTTTACTTCCTTGTATGTTGTGTCCAAGGACAACCTTTGTCTTCGTCCATTCTTGGCCCTTAATAAtccacaaaaacaaaaacacactcTCTGTCTTTTACTCACACAATCAATTGGACTTAGGCCTCAATGAACCAAAAACTCACTAATTTTTAACCCCTAAATCTTACTCTTCAATTTCCAATGTCGATACACTGCAACTCTTTTCCAATTCTATATCTTTTTAGGCCGGACAATGTTTGGACGCTTTAGCCCATCCAAAAGGGAAACCAAAACTTCTATATGCTTTTACGCAACATTCTAAACACAAATTTATCTATTCCTTTTATATCTATGccactttatattatttaaatatcattcaatttccaaaacaaaattaCCTAATGTATAAGATTAAAATCAATACTCATAAATCAATGTGAATCGATCTTCTTGACTAGGGACAACTTTCAAAAAGGCTTAAACCCCACCCAAAAAATACTAACACGTATCACTCTAACAACTCTATAAAACCCCACACAAACCTTTCCAAACCCCGTCCTTCtcaaatctctctctctctctctttcttactttctttgtttctctctctctctctgttccAAGTCTATTCAAAACCATATTTTCCCCTCCACACGGACACAAAGTAGCTAGCTACTCACCATGTGTCATCCGGCTCTTGACGTCAACTGCAAATGCTGCACCACTTCATCTTCTGATTACCAAATTTCAATCAAGGACTCAGAAGAGAAGCACCCCATAATGCTTGCCAACCCTTTGATCTCTAAACTCCaaaacaacacaacaacaacagaAAAAACAACACCACAACCGATAAAAGTTGTGACAGAAACAACAAAGTCTCATGTCCCTGACACCGTCAGTGAAGTCATTTCCATATCCAAAATAGCCATCCCTATGATCCTCACTGGCCTCCTCCTCTACTGCCGCTCCATGATCTCCATGCTCTTCCTTGGCCACCTTGGAGAGCTTGCTTTGGCCGGTGGCTCACTTGCTGTTGGCTTTGCCAACATCACTGGCTACTCAATCTTGTCTGGTCTTGCTGTCGGAATGGAGCCAATCTGTGGCCAAGCTTTTGGTGCCAAGAGGTTCACCTTACTTGGTCTCTGCTTGCAAAGAACCattcttcttctcctcttcACTTCCCTCCCCATATCACTCCTTTGGCTCCACATGAAGAAAATTCTTCTCCTTTGTGGCCAGGATGAGTCCATAGCCACACAGGCTCAATCGTATCTTGTTTACTCCATTCCTGACCTCATAGCACAATCTTTCTTGCATCCTATGAGAATTTACCTCAGGAGTCAATCCATTACCCTCCCTCTCACCCTCTGTGCCTCCCTGTCTATCCTTCTTCACATACCCATCAACTACTTCCTTGTGTCACACCTCGGGCTGGGAATCAAAGGGGTGGCTCTTGGTGGGGTGTGGACAAACTTCAACCTCGTGGCTTCTTTGATTCTTTATATAGTCTTCTCTGGCACCTACAAGAAAACATGGGGTGGTTTCTCTTTTGAGTGCTTCACACAGTGGAGGTCTCTTCTCAATTTGGCTATTCCGAGCTGTGTTTCGGTGTGCTTGGAGTGGTGGTGGTATGAGATCATGATTCTGTTATGTGGGCTGTTGGTGAACCCCAGAGCAACCGTGGCTTCAATGGGAATTCTGATCCAAACCACTTCTTTGCTTTAcatttttccttcttcattGAGCTTCAGTGTTTCAACAAGAGTTGGCAACAAGCTTGGCGCACAGAAGCCCTCAAAGGCAAGGCTTTCTGCCATTGTGGGGTTGTCTTGCAGCTTCGTGTCAGGTGTCCTCGCATTGGTTTTTGCTCTAATGGTTAGGAACACATGGGCTAGTATGTTCACAAAGGACAAGGAGATCATAAGTCTGACATCTATGGTGTTACCCATAATAGGCCTTTGTGAGCTTGGGAATTGCCCTCAAACAACAGGGTGTGGGGTGCTGAGAGGCACAGCAAGGCCTAAAATTGGTGCTAATATAAACCTGGGATGTTTCTACCTTGTGGGAATGCCTGTGTCCATTTGGCTAGCTTTCTTCACTGGCTATGATTTTCAAGGCCTCTGGCTTGGCCTTCTTGCAGCTCAAGGGTCTTGTGCAGTGACCATGTTGGTGGTTCTGTGCAGAACTGATTGGGATTCTGAGGCCCAAAGAGCCAAGAAACTCACAGGAATGGGTGGAGCTTGTGGTGTTGATGATCACAACCGTGGTGAGGTTGATCCAGAGAAGCCACTCAAATTTGAAAGCAAGGAAGATTCTTTGGCATTATTAGCTGACTCAGATGAAAATGAACAGTGATTGGTTTAATTCATCAACCACCTTAAaagggaaaaacaaaaactgatgAGAGGGGGGATAAAATATCTCATAAATTTGTCTTTTAACTGTATAGGGCAGTAGGGTAGAGACAGAggataacattttcattttatgaattttagaTAACATTAGATGCGGTTACTTACTTGTTTTTGGTgctatttttaaattgaaattagagtTTCGTATCAgtaatttacattaaaaaaaaaaaataacatttaaaaatagtaCAGATTACTGATGTGAAACTCCAATTCAGGTCAGAAACAATATTCAAAAACATCTAGAAAACTGCATTTAGTTTTGCTCTCAGGAAATTCACTGGTTCATGCATATGCCTCTCCTCTAAGGACTTCTGCTATTTCCAGTAAATTTCAATTACATTTTGCAGGGCATTGAATGTCATGGGAAGTAGAAAAATGTGAGTAACCATTACTTCTGTAATGTACCTTTTTTTGTTCAGCTTTACacagaagagaagagaagagaccCTCATTTCATGATTTATGCTTCTTACTCACTTGTCTGTTCCTCTATTTTCTACCTCAATACATTCAACTTTTGTCCTTTCTCTCCCTTTGGTCATATTCTCCATAAGAAATCATTATAAAAGCCACAACAGGCTTTAGAGAATCTGCCTACTCAATTTGGAGTTTTTATTTTCCCAAGTTATCAGATTAATggaaaataagaagagaaatAATACCtatatcagaaaagaaaaaaaatataaagtgaaaCAAGATTTATTCTGTAGTACAAGAACTTGATTATGTACTGAAATTTGACATTGACTAAGAATTAGGAAATTCTATTTATGCATAGCAGCCAGGCTGCCAGTTATTTTGGGAATGAATTGCACATTGTTGTACCTTAAATGcatgaaagaatataaaaataatgcgATTTCTCACCCCACATAAATTGAAGCAAAGTTTAGCTAGCTGTCTTTGGTTCCTTGTTACTAAACTAAGATGTTTGGTCCTATCATTGCACAGCCATGGCACTTCAACCTATACCTAATTTGACACAGTATTATATGCATGAGATTTAgtcaaagaaattaattatctttgataaggaaacattttaaaagaagTCCCTTTTAGCTGTTTCCAAGTGACCATGAgactattttgtttatttatggaTTGCTTAGATAGAGACTGAAGTTGTTTCACtgtcaaaaattgattttgatgatCCTGAGCATGAAAACTTGCTACTTGTGTTAATTCAACATTTTGCTCTGCTTCTACTCATACATgggacaaaataaaataaaagaaaaagtacagTTCTCCTGGTTGGCATTGTGCTAGGAAAGATCTCAACTATCAAATATTGTTTGTCTAAAATAAGATGGGGATCATAACAAACGTGGAGTCACTAGCAATTCAGATCACAAGATCACTGATGGGGCAGAGTTTGACTAATTGATATATGAGGAGTTTCTATTTCTTCAAGGACCACATTAAATGGATATGTGCAAATCTATGTTTTAATGCTCAAGTGGTGCAAATTTGTCGTCAAGTTAACAAGTACAAGGTAATCTCACTCTTAGTGAACATTGTAGTTTCTGCCattaaaaattttcacaattttaat
Coding sequences:
- the LOC106768029 gene encoding protein DETOXIFICATION 49-like, which encodes MCHPALDVNCKCCTTSSSDYQISIKDSEEKHPIMLANPLISKLQNNTTTTEKTTPQPIKVVTETTKSHVPDTVSEVISISKIAIPMILTGLLLYCRSMISMLFLGHLGELALAGGSLAVGFANITGYSILSGLAVGMEPICGQAFGAKRFTLLGLCLQRTILLLLFTSLPISLLWLHMKKILLLCGQDESIATQAQSYLVYSIPDLIAQSFLHPMRIYLRSQSITLPLTLCASLSILLHIPINYFLVSHLGLGIKGVALGGVWTNFNLVASLILYIVFSGTYKKTWGGFSFECFTQWRSLLNLAIPSCVSVCLEWWWYEIMILLCGLLVNPRATVASMGILIQTTSLLYIFPSSLSFSVSTRVGNKLGAQKPSKARLSAIVGLSCSFVSGVLALVFALMVRNTWASMFTKDKEIISLTSMVLPIIGLCELGNCPQTTGCGVLRGTARPKIGANINLGCFYLVGMPVSIWLAFFTGYDFQGLWLGLLAAQGSCAVTMLVVLCRTDWDSEAQRAKKLTGMGGACGVDDHNRGEVDPEKPLKFESKEDSLALLADSDENEQ